The DNA window CTAACATTCTAATAAATAGGAGACACATAGACAACTATTTACTCTCACAAAAGGGGTAGAAATCTCTAGaataaaaagaataataatgggAAGATTCATCTTGAGTGCAGGGACAATGATGATTCCTCTTGGCTCCTATAACTGAATTAGGGTACTACTTCACAGGAACTTATCAATTTCTGTCATTATGATCTCTTCGGTGGCAAAGCTGTGTTTCACCAAGCCTCCTTTACTACTGGTCAGGTTAGAACTATTGGCATTATGTTAGAGGAAATGGTGTGTGGGATACGCATGCTCATACCCATTGTAATCGTAATATAGCTTATCACCACAAGCTATATCACGACAGGCCACCAACAAGACATGGCTCTCCCCATCGATGTTATACCGCACACACTtgacatttttcttcttcttaccaTCCCTGTAACAGTTTCGAAGTTAGAATACACACATCCTTTCTTTGAGGTGACAACACAGTACAACAGTTGCCAACTGAACTTATGGGTACAAAACAAACAACTTACGGTGTGTGGTTATTGATGCCACTGAAAAAGCGGGAAATGTCCCCCCGCTTGTCAGGGCAAATGACCAGATTTTGTGAAGGATTAGCTGATAGGAGGAGCGTCATAAGACAGTCGCAATCATCGTTTGCTCTGTTCTCTAGATAATCAACGTCCCCAGAATATTCAGCTAGGaaggtcatatcctttatgttGCCATCAGCCTGCACAGTGAAACTGGAAATATATATGCATGTCATTTCTGACTAAAAATGTAAAGGAAAAAGTGTGTGTGTATGCCATAGAGTCCACTGTTTTGCTCTCACAATTTGTGTGTATAGTGTGTGACACTGGAACGCTGCAAGCAGTGTTGCACACACAAGTTCCAGTGGCATGCACATGAATGGTAAAATTGGATAGCAACACCACAAACTATGAATTAAATAGACAAGTTTCCAATAAGTAATTAGCTGAGTGTAGTGAGTTCAAGATAGTACCCTTCCTGGGAATCATAGACCACGAGAAGTGGAGGAAATTTGCCTCTTTTTTGCATGGTTGTGCATAGCTCTAAACTTTCCTTATCCTCTTTGTGCAGAACCTTGAAAGTCGAGGAGAGCAAAATTAGAACAACAAAACACCAAATGGTTATTACAGAATTTCATGTTAAAAGATTTTCTAACCTGTATACCGCCTACCTCCAATCTTGCCAGATTGGAAGATCTAGGAGCCATATTAGGCATATAAGTCAGTTCATTACAAAACTCTGTTTTGGAAGTAGTCAAGGCAGAGGCCAGAGACGCTAGTTGTTTGAGTCTTCTAGCTCCATCTTCAGATGGAACAAATGGCAGTATTCTCCTcctcttcttgtgcatcacaagAGAACGCTTCCTTCGCCTTGCATCTAAGAAACATTAAGTAAATTACTTGATTTAGTACCATAACAAGCACATCCGTTTTTGTACTTAATCTATCTATATTTGTTCTCTATACCATTTCTGTACAACCATAAATGATCTAGAAAAGAAAACTGCATGATTTGTTTCAACCACAAGTTACCATTACTAATTAAAAGTCATGCAAAACTAACACACGCTGAATGTTAGATCCCCACCAATTTTTAGTCAAGATGTGAATCTAGATAAATTAACTAGCAGGGAAATGAGCCTGATCACCATCCCTATGAGGCTCTAATCATAACAACTCAATTCTTCCTTAATCCCCTAATTCCTAGATGACCTTTGGTTATATGGCCCAATGGCCATCACCCGGCAGAGGCGCAAACTCCGCAACTTCACTGACAAGATGCTAACAACAGAGacagaggactttggttttgaggttattatccgttcgccatatgtttttaattatcctgaagaagagaaattcaatgtcgagtgggagtgcttgttccagctataccagaaacgctctctcgatacacaaatgttgacgttgtggactatgtaagtaccctacacgcatgatattacaattaactactctctcgggacacaaattgttaacttttgagcacttcatATGATTTTATGttggtgtatagcaaaattttgcattctaaaaagcaaatgggataacataggcttcttgggccccttgcgagtcaatgagaagacatgtctaggcctccatggatgtgacatggaagacctaaaacagagattgattgttgttttcgacgaatttaaggtgaagaacaaaacccacatacttctagcctacaactgcgagtatgtgttctcggcttttaattttatgcttcttttttcattaagattattcgataattaggattttgtgattgcagccaccatttcgtcttcatttgtgttaatcttgccaaaaatctgatcgaggtgtgggactcaaacaaaaaacaatttcatcatctggatgcaccggtggcagtgctgaattagtaagtgatcctaataatatattattttctaatcacacatacgctttctaacgtttctccttttaatgttgctcatgTCCGAAGAAggcatatcggtgggacgcaggtcccattcaaggttgtcgaaatggaggggaagtacctaaaacagccggcgggaaacaatgaatgcggattttatgtaatgtgggcaatgcttccctacctcggcgggaaatcggaagaagccgataagttggtgtgtataatccccatttcatttatgtctgttaatcattcaacaaaatgatttaccgattcctctttggatatcatcttttttgaacgacagcacaagaaatataaccacaaaaggctgttagacatggagatcgtcgcgctgCGATCGGAgcggcaaaattcatcttagctgaggtattggaaaaagatggagtattttccattgcacaatccatgaagttcaaggaccagtatggcccagagcggctcgccagattattgtaagaagtccgagaagcattgcacaatctgtgaagtccgagaacatttctttctTATTTTGacggatcgagatcttgata is part of the Miscanthus floridulus cultivar M001 chromosome 9, ASM1932011v1, whole genome shotgun sequence genome and encodes:
- the LOC136480963 gene encoding histone-lysine N-methyltransferase ATXR6-like: MDPAAPSSSPSSPQLGLKRATASTLEEPLTPKRHCSMDDVMRRAPAVDAPPTVARAASTLEEPLTPQRYNSLDDVMRRAPAVDAPPPVARERVYTYYETLLCETCGSADREDDLILCHRCDRGHHTFCLRPIVSQVPIGPWFCPICAPPIQAPKSFPVNERKIFNFFGIQKDEQDAQAAECKPSKDARRRKRSLVMHKKRRRILPFVPSEDGARRLKQLASLASALTTSKTEFCNELTYMPNMAPRSSNLARLEVGGIQVLHKEDKESLELCTTMQKRGKFPPLLVVYDSQEGFTVQADGNIKDMTFLAEYSGDVDYLENRANDDCDCLMTLLLSANPSQNLVICPDKRGDISRFFSGINNHTPDGKKKKNVKCVRYNIDGESHVLLVACRDIACGDKLYYDYNGYEHAYPTHHFL